The Euphorbia lathyris chromosome 3, ddEupLath1.1, whole genome shotgun sequence genome contains a region encoding:
- the LOC136224906 gene encoding mitochondrial import inner membrane translocase subunit TIM23-2 — protein MAHSTSDHDPDRTRLYNPYQDLNLPIQNLYQLPTSPEFLFAEESLRQRRSWGENLTFYTGSAYLGASIGGASVGFFSALKSFEPTDTLKLKVNRILNSSGHSGRVWGNRIGVVGLIYAGIESGVVAVTDRDDVWTSVAAGLGTGAVCRAARGVRSAAVAGALGGIAAGAVVAGKQTLKRYAMI, from the coding sequence ATGGCTCACTCAACCTCGGATCATGACCCAGATAGGACTCGTCTCTACAACCCCTACCAAGATCTCAACCTTCCAATCCAAAACCTTTACCAGCTTCCAACCTCCCCGGAATTCCTCTTCGCCGAAGAATCTCTCCGCCAACGCCGTTCTTGGGGCGAAAATCTTACCTTCTACACTGGTTCTGCTTATCTTGGTGCTTCTATCGGTGGCGCCTCCGTCGGTTTCTTCTCAGCCCTAAAATCCTTCGAACCGACCGATACATTAAAGCTTAAGGTGAATAGGATTTTGAATTCCTCTGGACATTCGGGTCGGGTTTGGGGAAACCGGATCGGTGTGGTGGGATTGATCTATGCGGGGATTGAGAGCGGAGTTGTCGCCGTTACCGATAGGGACGATGTTTGGACCAGCGTGGCGGCGGGTCTGGGAACTGGTGCTGTCTGCAGGGCGGCTAGAGGGGTAAGGTCGGCTGCAGTAGCTGGTGCATTGGGAGGAATTGCGGCTGGTGCTGTGGTGGCCGGGAAGCAAACATTGAAGAGGTATGCGATGATTTAG